Proteins from a single region of Allocatelliglobosispora scoriae:
- a CDS encoding NAD(P)H-binding protein, whose protein sequence is MKVILFGATGMVGQGVQRECLLDPRVTSVLSLVRAPSGTEHPKLRELVHRDFTDFSGVAAEFTGADACFFCLGISSVGVKEPDYRRITYDFTLAAASTFADACPGKTFVYVSGAGTDSTEQGRTMWARVKGATENAVLALPLEAYAMRPGAVQPLHGITSKTRLYRVLYAVMAPLTPLLRRLAPSLITTTEEIGVAMLKIATSGAPKRILEPRDITALARS, encoded by the coding sequence GTGAAGGTGATCCTCTTCGGTGCGACCGGCATGGTCGGCCAGGGCGTGCAGCGCGAGTGCCTGCTCGACCCCCGGGTGACGAGCGTGCTGAGCCTGGTCCGGGCGCCCTCGGGCACCGAGCACCCCAAGCTGCGCGAGCTGGTGCACCGCGACTTCACCGACTTCTCCGGCGTCGCCGCCGAGTTCACCGGCGCGGACGCGTGCTTCTTCTGCCTCGGCATCTCCTCGGTCGGCGTGAAGGAGCCCGACTACCGCCGCATCACCTACGACTTCACGCTGGCGGCGGCGTCGACCTTCGCCGATGCCTGCCCGGGGAAGACCTTCGTCTACGTCTCGGGCGCGGGCACCGACAGCACGGAGCAGGGCCGGACGATGTGGGCCCGGGTCAAGGGCGCCACGGAGAACGCGGTGCTGGCGCTGCCCCTGGAGGCGTACGCGATGCGTCCCGGCGCCGTGCAGCCGCTGCACGGCATCACCTCAAAGACGAGGCTCTACCGGGTGCTCTACGCGGTGATGGCACCGCTGACCCCGCTGCTGCGGCGGCTCGCGCCCAGCCTGATCACGACGACCGAGGAGATCGGCGTCGCCATGCTGAAGATCGCGACCTCGGGCGCGCCGAAGCGCATCCTGGAGCCCCGGGACATCACGGCACTCGCCCGCTCCTGA